In a single window of the Nocardiopsis composta genome:
- a CDS encoding OmpA family protein, whose amino-acid sequence MQTVSVHTPVTGAVHDVPVTDGGEPPEPLPDDHDEPVVLDLIASRESTEDGSSRSETSEEVSVALSTDVLFDVDESELRPDAEAELKEVAEEIESSGATKVKIDGHTDDTGTDEINEPLSEDRAAAVEKRLKELAGEDGIEYTSQGHGSEEPVAENDTEENRQKNRRVTVGFDTPEGGASEPGPSAAPSAPADEPAEEGGYGTADIAEGEESEYLHSLQVRVDSVDRSSAGGLTTLRYTVLNSANEESAILAGDLGNVSVCGGVGDGRLNGSVLTDDAASLSYPVVRYPSEDCLAPRGNGVTVMPNEGLTLWQAFWLDPATTEVTVHVPRFDPVKGVPVI is encoded by the coding sequence GTGCAGACCGTCTCGGTGCACACCCCGGTCACCGGCGCGGTGCACGACGTCCCGGTGACCGACGGCGGGGAACCGCCGGAGCCGCTGCCGGACGACCACGACGAGCCGGTCGTGCTCGACCTGATCGCCTCCCGGGAGAGCACCGAGGACGGCAGCTCCCGCAGCGAGACCTCCGAAGAGGTCTCCGTCGCGCTCTCCACCGACGTGCTGTTCGACGTGGACGAGTCCGAACTGCGCCCGGACGCCGAGGCGGAGCTGAAGGAGGTCGCCGAGGAGATCGAGTCCTCCGGCGCGACGAAGGTGAAGATCGACGGGCACACCGACGACACCGGCACCGACGAGATCAACGAGCCGCTCTCCGAAGACCGCGCCGCGGCAGTGGAGAAGCGGCTGAAAGAGCTGGCCGGCGAGGACGGCATCGAGTACACCTCCCAGGGCCACGGCTCGGAGGAGCCGGTCGCCGAGAACGACACCGAGGAGAACCGGCAGAAGAACCGCCGGGTCACCGTCGGCTTCGACACCCCCGAGGGCGGAGCCTCCGAACCCGGCCCCTCCGCGGCGCCCTCCGCGCCCGCGGACGAACCGGCCGAGGAGGGCGGCTACGGCACCGCCGACATCGCGGAAGGCGAGGAAAGCGAGTACCTCCACTCCCTGCAGGTGCGGGTGGACTCGGTGGACCGCTCTTCGGCCGGCGGCCTGACCACGCTCCGCTACACGGTGCTGAACAGCGCGAACGAGGAGTCCGCCATCCTCGCCGGCGACCTGGGCAACGTCAGCGTCTGCGGCGGCGTCGGCGACGGCCGGCTCAACGGGTCGGTGCTCACCGACGACGCCGCCTCCCTCTCCTACCCCGTGGTCCGCTACCCCAGCGAGGACTGCCTGGCCCCGCGCGGCAACGGCGTCACCGTCATGCCGAACGAGGGCCTCACCCTCTGGCAGGCGTTCTGGCTGGACCCCGCCACCACCGAGGTGACCGTGCACGTCCCCCGGTTCGACCCGGTCAAGGGCGTCCCGGTGATCTGA
- a CDS encoding OmpA family protein — protein sequence MRFPVRARRLTAIAAVLAVTGGCGLLPGAGGDGAGQGGADGGASGGAGGEGAEAITSRPLTDHPDDSEARISLTRIDGESMLATMELEATGEEEVSIWGEAYYRLSRNEDDNHSFSGIGWIDAESNALQLPYMREDGTCLCTETERTSEQDVDPGETSTFAAVLPAPGPDVDRVSLITTMTSPFIDVPIEDGEADPASHGIPHPDEDAQAEPFPLPFGGVSAAADGSEETLTGPSSTDINLSTDVLFAVDESELTGEASAILEEAAGRIDASGATEVRIEGHADDTGTDEINDPLSEDRAESVRDELDRLIDRDVSFDTEGFGSREPLVEGDGEEARKRNRRVTVVLPTDSMTDPGSAAPGAEAGGSGAGEEESGDGGGGGTGKPATEYSVRLNEEVINDVVDYTLSPTALRRIDGGYAILTYTVTNNGDEDENPWGALKAEEDEATGMAAEGIALVDPADGRRYRTSLVYEPDEEDGEEIAKCACTNLNQVDHIDPGGDREYYAVVQLPSGADPVDIEAGIFPVMEGVAFD from the coding sequence ATGCGTTTCCCGGTACGCGCCCGGCGCCTCACCGCGATCGCCGCGGTACTGGCCGTGACCGGCGGCTGCGGCCTGCTCCCCGGAGCGGGAGGGGACGGCGCCGGCCAGGGCGGGGCGGACGGCGGTGCCTCCGGCGGCGCCGGCGGAGAGGGCGCCGAGGCGATCACCTCCCGGCCGCTCACCGACCACCCCGACGACTCCGAGGCCCGGATCTCCCTGACCCGCATCGACGGCGAGAGCATGCTCGCCACCATGGAGCTGGAGGCCACCGGCGAGGAGGAGGTCTCGATCTGGGGCGAGGCGTACTACCGTTTGTCCCGCAACGAGGACGACAACCACAGCTTCTCCGGTATCGGCTGGATCGACGCCGAGTCCAACGCCCTGCAGCTGCCCTACATGCGAGAGGACGGCACCTGCCTGTGCACGGAGACGGAGCGGACCAGCGAGCAGGACGTCGACCCCGGAGAGACCTCGACCTTCGCCGCGGTGCTCCCCGCGCCCGGCCCCGACGTGGACCGGGTCTCCCTGATCACCACCATGACCTCGCCCTTCATCGACGTCCCGATCGAGGACGGCGAGGCGGACCCGGCCTCGCACGGCATCCCGCACCCGGACGAGGACGCGCAGGCCGAGCCGTTCCCGCTGCCCTTCGGCGGGGTGAGCGCCGCCGCCGACGGCAGCGAGGAGACCCTGACCGGCCCGTCCTCCACCGACATCAACCTCTCCACCGACGTGCTGTTCGCGGTGGACGAATCGGAGCTGACCGGTGAGGCCTCCGCGATCCTGGAGGAGGCCGCGGGGCGCATCGACGCCTCCGGCGCCACCGAGGTCCGCATCGAGGGGCACGCCGACGACACCGGGACCGACGAGATCAACGACCCGCTCTCCGAGGACCGGGCCGAATCGGTCCGCGACGAGCTGGACCGGCTCATCGACCGGGACGTCTCCTTCGACACCGAGGGCTTCGGCTCCCGCGAACCCCTGGTCGAGGGGGACGGCGAGGAGGCCCGCAAGCGCAACCGCCGGGTCACCGTGGTGCTTCCCACGGATTCGATGACCGACCCGGGGAGTGCGGCCCCCGGCGCCGAGGCCGGCGGGAGCGGCGCAGGGGAGGAGGAAAGCGGCGACGGTGGTGGCGGCGGTACCGGCAAGCCCGCGACCGAGTACTCGGTGCGGCTGAACGAGGAGGTCATCAACGATGTCGTCGATTACACGCTGAGCCCCACCGCGCTGCGCCGTATCGACGGCGGATACGCGATCCTCACCTACACCGTCACCAACAACGGCGACGAGGACGAGAACCCGTGGGGCGCCCTCAAGGCGGAGGAAGACGAGGCGACCGGGATGGCCGCGGAAGGGATCGCGCTCGTCGACCCCGCCGACGGGCGCCGCTACCGCACTTCGCTGGTGTACGAGCCGGATGAGGAGGACGGCGAGGAGATCGCGAAGTGCGCCTGCACCAACCTGAACCAGGTGGACCACATCGACCCGGGCGGCGACCGGGAGTACTACGCCGTCGTCCAGCTCCCCTCCGGCGCCGACCCGGTGGACATCGAAGCGGGCATCTTCCCGGTGATGGAGGGCGTCGCCTTCGACTGA
- a CDS encoding phosphotransferase enzyme family protein — MVFSDIEFHEAARAALAEKWGVRTDAEPRRLYGGEESAAFALGSLVVRLGPRSRPTAEAEWCHAVALHAAASVPEAVAPLPAAGGGTVVRVDGRPMTVWPLVEGVWPDEDEPGMAARAARLLGRLHAALAGMEPEPRPVPSFLEEGIDGGAPPADPELRDPDLDRWLAGFHRSGARRQPVHGDFYAGNTLAADGALVAVLDWDEACVAAPEAEVASAAMEWTAEFADDLPAMRAFAAEYAAAGGPAGRIDDEVLVQFIRHRLRREAAYYHLARERGVRHSAEDVEYHERRMEAFKRIRP, encoded by the coding sequence GTGGTCTTCAGCGATATCGAATTTCATGAGGCGGCGCGTGCCGCGCTGGCGGAGAAGTGGGGAGTGCGGACCGACGCGGAGCCGCGGCGGCTGTACGGCGGCGAGGAGTCCGCGGCGTTCGCGCTCGGATCGCTGGTGGTGCGGCTGGGGCCGCGGTCCCGCCCCACCGCGGAGGCGGAGTGGTGCCACGCGGTCGCCCTGCACGCCGCGGCGTCGGTGCCCGAGGCGGTGGCGCCGCTGCCGGCGGCCGGCGGCGGCACCGTGGTCCGGGTGGACGGGCGGCCGATGACGGTGTGGCCGCTGGTCGAGGGGGTCTGGCCGGACGAGGACGAACCGGGGATGGCGGCCCGGGCGGCGCGGCTGCTCGGCCGGCTGCACGCGGCCCTGGCCGGGATGGAGCCGGAGCCCCGGCCGGTCCCGTCCTTCCTGGAGGAGGGCATCGACGGCGGGGCGCCGCCGGCCGACCCGGAGCTGCGCGATCCCGACCTGGACCGGTGGCTGGCCGGCTTCCACCGCTCCGGTGCCCGCCGCCAGCCGGTGCACGGCGACTTCTACGCCGGCAACACCCTCGCCGCGGACGGGGCGCTGGTCGCCGTCCTCGACTGGGACGAGGCGTGCGTCGCCGCCCCTGAGGCGGAGGTGGCATCGGCGGCGATGGAATGGACCGCCGAGTTCGCCGACGACCTGCCGGCGATGCGCGCGTTCGCCGCCGAGTACGCCGCGGCCGGCGGCCCGGCCGGCCGGATCGACGACGAGGTCCTCGTCCAGTTCATCCGCCACCGGCTGCGCCGGGAGGCCGCCTACTACCACCTGGCCCGGGAACGCGGTGTCCGGCACAGCGCCGAGGACGTCGAATACCACGAGCGGCGCATGGAGGCGTTCAAGCGGATCCGCCCTTGA